The region ACCAGAGGTGACAGTTTTGAACAACCAATAGATTCCCTTGAGATCAGAACGATGCAGCTGTGAGATGAACCCATGTTACACATGAGTACTTGAGATGGTTGGACTGCAAGCCCCAGTCCAAGGCCTTcagtgacattgtgtgtgtcCCCAGGTACTTCATGCTGGTGGTGGCGCTACAAGCCCAGGCCCACAGTCAGAGCTTCACGGTGGCCGCTCAGGTGTCGGAGAGGATCATCGTCAGGGTAACCTCTGTCAGTCTGGCCGTGTCTGTCTGACCGTCCTCCTCTTACGTCTTCCATATCTGTCTGCATGAgttggggaggggagggagggaggttggagtgtgggggggagggagggagggagtcaggGGAACCTGTGTCGCTCTGACCGTCCTTCTCTCGTCTCAATACCTCTGTTTTCTTCTACTGTCGGAACTTGGACTTCCTGAATGGAGGTGGAACGTTTCCCAACCAGTATGACCTCATCTGTGGTGGTCAACATTCTGTTGTGTAAATATCTGTTTCTATATTCCGGGTCTGAGGCTCCTGAAGATGCCGATCAGCCAATCATATTAGGAGGCTGATCCATGTTTGGGGATAATACCAGAGAACACGAACTTGCAGGATATTTTACAGCTCCCATATCTGTGCACCTTCTCAGTATATCCTTGTTGTCCCCCCCccaacctccctctctctcccctctctccctctccccccccccccccacaccattcTGTCTCTGCTCCAGGCGTCTAACCCAGGCCAGTTTGAGAGCGACAGTGAGGTGTTGTGGCAGCGAGGCCAGCTGCCGGACTCGGTGTATCACCACGGCCGGGTGGGCGTCAACACCGATCGGCCAGACGAGGCCATGGTCGTCCACGGCAACCTGAAGGTCATGGGGTCGCTGGTTCACCCATCCGATATACGAACAAAAGAGAACGTCCACGAGGTGcgggggtgtgtgtgcgtgtgtgtgtgctagagaGGTGTGTTCTgtaattgtgtgtttgtttggtcgTGGAGTCCTGTTTTTCATACAGTTAACAATGTTTGGTTTTGGAGGTGCTCTGTACAATATTACAATAACTTGCAACATGTTATATCCTGTCTTCTACTAATTTTCCTAAAACCATACATTACATATGCAGCTCCAGATTCATTTTCTGGGTTGGGATCAACCCCATTTCAGTTCCAGTCAATTCGAACTGAAGCTACAATCTCAAGTTCAACTTTCGTTAATGTCTTGCGATGAGGAATCGtaatttggtttattttctgaatttaaatggaattaaGCCCAACCATGATCACATCCACATCTGCAAGCCTACGTTGTCATcatcagcatgtgtgtgtgtgtgtgtgtgtgtgtaggtggacACTACTGATAACCTGAAGCGGATCAGTCAGATGAGACTTGTTCACTATCAGTTCAAACCTGAGTTTGCCTCCAGTGTTGGAATTGACATCAGCCAAGAGACTGGTAATGTGCACAAACTGTTTACAACAACTTaacaaccctgttcctggagatctaccctcctgtaggttttaactccaaccctgttcctggagatctgccctcctgtaggttttaactccaaccctgttcctggagatctaccctcctgtaggttttaactccagcTCTGTTCCAGATAACAAAACTCCAAGcatttttctgtaatttcagctaGGTTCTATTGTTAGGTTGTGGGTCAGGTATACAATGGTAtgaaatttgatttaaaatcctATCCTCAGTATCATTAGTCCTTCTATGATGCGTTTCTGCAGTGTTTCCAAGAGCTGACAGCCCAGGAGTCATAGCCCAGGAGGTGACAGTGATGTTTTGTGTGGTCTAGGAGTCATAGCCCAGGAGGTGACAGTGATGTTTTGTGTGGTCTAGGAGTCATAGCCCAGGAGGTGACAGTGATGTTTTGTGTGGTCTAGGAGTCATAGCCCAGGAGGTGACAGTGATGTTTTGTGTGGTCTAGGAGTCATAGTCCAGGAGGTGACAGTGATGTTTTGTGTGGTCTAGGAGTCATAGCCCAGGAGGTGACAGTGATGTTTTGTGTGGTCTAGGAGTCATAGCCCAGGAGGTGACAGTGATGTTTTGTGTGGTCTAGGAGTCATAGCCCAGGAGGTGACAGTGATGTTTTGTGTGGTCTAGGAGTCATAGTCCAGGAGGTGACAGTGATGTTTTGTGTGGTCTAGGAGTCATAGCCCAGGAGGTGACAGTGATGTTTTGTGTGGTCTAGGAGTCATAGCCCAGGAGGTGACAGTGATGTTTTGTGTGGTCTAGGAGTCATAGTCCAGGAGGTGACAGTGATGTTTTGTGTGGTCTAGGAGTCATAGTCCAGGAGGTGACAGTGATGTTTTGTGTGGTCTAGGAGTCATAGTCCAGGAGGTGACAGTGATGTTTTGTGTGGTCTAGGAGTCATAGTCCAGGAGGTGACAGTGATGTTTTGTGTGGTCTAGGAGTCATAGCCCAGGAGGTGCAGCAGATTCTTCCCGAGGCtgtgaaggagggaggagacatCATCTGCTCTAACGGAGAGACCATCCCCAAACTGCTGGTGGTGAACAAGGTGAGAGAAGAATTCTGGAAACATCACCCAACATCCTCAGGCGTGTTTACACCACCTGATATTAGGAATCCATCAGGTTTCTTGAAAACTCTGGGAAGTTTGTTCACAGTTTCCAGATGGTTTTTCAGGATGTCAAAAGAATCTGTCAGGGGAAGATTTCCAGAGTTTTGAACTTTaattctctctccgtctctctgtccctccatctctccttctctccgtctctccgtctctccatccctccttctcaCTCCTCTGTAGGACCGTATCTTCATGGAGAACGTTGGGGCAGTGAAGGAGCTGTGTAAGCTGACGGACAACCTGGAGACTCGTATTGACGAGCTGGAGCGCTGGAGCAGGAAGCTGGCTAAACTCCGCCGCCTGGACAGCATGAAGAGCAGCGTCAGTGGTGGCACCGTCAGGTGGGACGCAACACGCAGCTACGCctttttaaaacacattcaaacaggTTGAAAGCCTCTTCTGAAGGGCCACCTGACAAATACTTCTAACAGCTTCACctgatttggtttgtttttgtggtttgaACTGTAATTCCATTAGTTTCCTGAATCAGGAGCTCCTCTGTATTTGACGCACTGAATGTATGTGATGGAATATGCCAATATTTCTTCCTGCGTCTGTTTCCAGCCAATCGGGAAGCCAGTTCAGCAGGTCAGGAAGTGGTCCCCTGAAGAAAAAGACGGTCAAACCTGGAAGCAAGGTAGTCgtttatctctgtctccataTTAACCTCTATGCaaaccctctctgtctccctgtcactcctttctctctcttatgCTACGTGCAGACTGTCCGCTCGCTCAACTCGCACATCGCTCAATCTCTGCCGAGCTGTCGCGGAGCCTTCGCTAGCGTGCAGACTGCCCGCTCGGGCGGGACATATCTTCCTAATTTATACCTGCGACAACCAGTCAACCAGTATAGGGGAAACGTCCATCTCTGCAAATATTAacaagtatttagtatttgcgTGACTCCACTATTAAAAACGTATTACAACGACGCTAAATCATGGTGGTTCAAGTAGCAGTTGACTTCATTTTACGTGATGCATGTGTCACACATCCGTGATCCCAACCATCTCTGAAACCGTCCATGCGTCCATTTTTAGAATTACAATTCTGCTtgaagccagagaagcatcataaataatggggaaaccGGACACCACAGTTATGCGTTTCTTGTCAAAAAATTTTTTGCTAGCAAGTTTTTTGTTAGCgagtagaaaagagaagggacttcaagatgcagagaacatctgGCCTGCTATTGGTTGTCACTGAACTCGGTCATTTCCCGCTCGCTGCAAATTAGCATAAAGTTGAAAGTTTCTCCACTCTCAACTGTCGCTGTCGCTGGGAGATTTTATCTCAGAGAGTAGCTCCGCCCACTGTCGCCGTGATTCGCTGGCTCTCATTGGAAATGGATGAGAGCGGCCTCTTTGTAGCACGTGGGGTTActctctattttctctcctttgtattgtatgttgtgtgtgtgtgtgttgtgtctgttgtgcgtgtgtgttgtgtctgttgtttgtgtgtgtgttgtgtgtcgtgcgtgttgtattgtgttgtgtatgttgtgtggtgttgtgtacATGGTGTTGTGTGATGTGTTGTGtatgctgtgttgtgtgtgttgtgtgtgttgtattgtgtgCTTTGTGCTTAACCTGTGTGATCCTGTGGTCTCCAGACTCCACCCCCAGAGCAGGGCTGTATCAGCCACAGGTTTATGCAGGGAACCATTCTGGCTCTGGTGGTTGTCATGGCCTTCAGTGTCATCTCCATGTCCGTCCTGTACGCGTTgacactacaccacagagggGACGTCTCAGAGAAGGATGGGTATGTATGTTCACGTGGCCCCAGCTAATCCCTTTTCCATTTGCCCTTGTTAAAGCATTTGTGTATTCTCTCTACTTTCTCCTTTAACTGAAGCCCCTTGTAGTGTCTGTATTATTTGTTTCTCTTGTTGAGCTGTCTCGGTGTCCGTTTGATCTCTGTAGTGGTGTGTGTAGTATCTGATTTCCTCTACGatatctttctttttctcctgtgtgtctctgtagtgGTGTGTGTAGTATCTGATTTCCTCTACaatatctttctttttctcctgtgtgtctctgtagtgGTGTGTGTAGTATCTGATTTCCTCTACGatatctttctttttctcctgtgtgtctctgtagtgGTGTGTGTAGTATCTGATTTCCTCTACGatatctttctttttctcctttgtgTCTCTGTAGTGGTGTGTGTAGTATCTGATTTCCTCTACGATatctttatttttctcctttgtgTCTCTGTAGTGGTGTGTGTAGTATCTGATTTCCTCTACGatatctttctttttctcctgtgtgtctctgtagtcGTGTTTCTTCCTGCTCTTTCTACGTCTCCTGGATCCCCTTCTTCACTGCAACTGTCACTGTTTGTCCACAACTCTGTCCATGGTAGGCCCGCATCTTCCCGCCCTCATCCTCATGCCCTCATCCTTCCACCTaggtccctccctcccttgtccctccctccctcgttcctccctccctcatccttCCACCCTCATCCTTCCACCCATGTCCCTCCCACCCTCATCCTTCCACCCTCATCCTCCCACCCATGTCCCTCCCACCCTCATCCTTCCACCCTCATCCTTCCACCCATGTCCCTCCCACCCTCATCCTTCCACCCTCATCCTTCCACCCATGTCCCTCCCACCCTCATCCTTCCACCCTCATCCTCCCACCCATGTCCCTTTCTGTCGCTCTCCTCCTTTGTTCTTATCTCTGTCTttcgttctctccctctctctcattcttcctccttctctctccttctctgctcCCTCGATCAATTGAGCTTTTATTTTCTTATCTTTAAGGTGGTAATGAGGGCGTTTCTCTGCCCGGGTGTCTGAAGTGGTCTGGACTCATTGTTGTCCTGTTGACTGGCTTGTCAGTCCCGTCTGCAACATGGCATGTTCATTGCAGGGCTTGGCTCTGTATAGGCCAAGGCCAGCATAGAAACCCCATCCAGcagtttgaattgtgcagcttGATTCATTATTTCAGCATGTATTACACACTAATACGTGACAGTGCAGATTGTAAGGTAACTATGTGTTGTAaaggggagagacacagggaacggaCACAGAACGAATCAAAACCAAAGGTCAAACCCCCGTTTTGTGGAGGGGCGTTGTGGTTGGGGCAGCCTCCTGGTGGGGATTTGGGAGGAATGGTTGCTGGTGGTTGTATATTCGGCGgtttccctccatctcctggctgtcttccaCCTCCTTCTTCCACCTCCTTCTTCCACCTCCTTCTTGCCCGGTGCCACATTGTTTGCCTCTTCCTTCTGATTCTAACTTCTACTGGCCTCAGCCCCGACCTGCTCCCTGGGGAGCCCTCCCCAGACGAGCTTCCAATGGGAGGCAGGTGTGTAAGGGTGGGGCTGGCCCAGCTGGAACTTTCCGCAAGCTACCAACTGTTTCTGTTGGGGGCGTTGGTGCAACGCTGATTTGTGGGGTCTGGGCGCGTTCACGTCATACATTTATTAACTTCCTCACTTCTTTACGttatatatttgtaattcattgaattatttacattttattgtctctGATAATGTATCTGGCATCCCTCAGGACCAGGTCTGCAGTGGAATCCTCTAGAAGTGCCAACTTCTCTCCTCAGACCACTGTCCTGACACCACAAGGTGAGAGACACAGACTAAAACGGATCCATCTTCATCCTATAGATGCAGAACCAGATTGACAGTCAATCTGTTTAGTAGCTGGAATAACTACCCGTCTTGGTTTGTACCGTGGGGGTCGGGATGGGGGGTTTCTCAAATTGCAAgatctgacattgtcatgaATGTCATACAGATTCCGTTCCACCATTTCCTTCAATGTCCAATCCTGCAGCTTGCTGCCCGCCTACAAGTGCCATAAACAACCAATCAGCAACTGCCTTTTTGCCTAACAACAACCAGTCTACATCAggtaagaaaacatttgtgttacGATAGCAGATGGAATGCTTCAGTCATACTAATACCTCATGACATATTCATAAACCATGTATGAAACTTTCATAAGGAGGTAATTACATTGTTATTGATAACCATCGCAGAATTGGTAgaagagaaacattttgaaattaaattaataaatgaacaaaacaagtGTCTTGCTGTTCACTCTTGATGAAAGCATCCTGGAGAGACTGGAAGGTGACCTGTGGCTGTTTGCCGTCATGATGTCAGTCTTTTTCATACTGTTAGAAATGGGTTTGTTCTGATTGATTGAGATgatgcctgtctgtgtgtaaccgttgtgttttctgtatttaaatgttgttttattatagGATTAATGTTCCCAGGACACACTTATAAATGTGACCTATGTCTCAACGTGTCTCCCTGGTTAAAtacatgttaaataaataaatgaaccaCTCGGTCCAGATCTGAGCGGTCCGGTTCCGACGCCGGGCAGCATCGGAAAGAAGGCCAAGTCCCGGCCCGTTGATAAGGATGGGCGCTACCGGAACCGTCTCAGCCACACCTCCGCCCCCATGTACCTGGCCAAAGCCAAGAGGCCACCCCCTGCTGGGGACCCAGGggcaggaggggggggggccaACCGGCTGCCAGAACCTGGCGGGGGCCAGCAGAATCTGCCCCGGAGACAGCGCAGGGATGACACTCACACAAGCACGGAGGGTgaccgcccacacacacacacacacagacacacacacagacatacagacacacacagacacacacacacacagacatacagacacacacagacacacacagacatacagacacacacagacacacagacacacacttggGACaaatttcaggctgggtgttttgtaaaagcactttgttccagccgctgatgtaaaaagggctttataaaatacatttgattgattgatagattgaTATATGTttgaataaacacacactgtttGTCTGGTATTATGCTTGCTTACCGTTTCCTTTTCATGTTTCCCAGGCAACAGCTCAGATTCCTCTGTAATCGACCTCCGCATTCTGGAAACAAACCAGCAGATCTTCTCACACCACTGTCCACATCCTGACAGCTGCAGGTGGGTTTCCACCCTTTTTCTGTTATGTGTGGTACAGTTATTTGTGATCCCTGTGGTGGGatgcagtgtgttgtgttaatCTGGGGGTCCTTGCTTTGTCCGCAGCTACACCGTGTCACTCCAATCAACCCATAACTCCAGCATCACACAGATCACACTGCACATGACGTGAGTAGACCTGTATACGGAATGCATGCCCGCCCGAGACACACTGGCCAAAAGGCCCGCCCGAGACACTCTGGCCAAAAGGCCCGCCCGAGACACACTGGCCAAAAGGCCCGCCCGAGACACACTGGCCAAAAGGCCCGCCCGAGACACACTGGCCAAAACGTCCCCCCGAGACACACTGGCCAAAAGGTCCGCCCGAGACACACTGGCCAAAAGGTCCCCCGAGACACACTGGTCAAAAGGTCCCCCCGAGACACACTGGCCAAAAGGTCCCCCCGAGACACACTGGCCGAGACACACTGGCCAAAAGGCCTGCCCAAGACACACTGGCCAAAACGTCCCCCCGAGACACACTGGCCAAAAGGTCCGCCCGAGACACACTGGCCAAAAGGTCCCCCGAGACACACTGGCCAAAAGGTCCCCCGAGACACACTGGCCAAAAGGCCCGCCCGAGACACACTGGCCAAAAGGCCCGCCCGAGACACACTGGCCAAAAGGTCCTACCGAAACACACTGGCCAAAAGGCCCCCCCGAGACACACTGGCCAAAAGGCCCACCCGAGACACACTGGCCAAAAGGTCCCCCCGAGACACACTGGCCAAAACGTCCCCCCCGAGACACACTGGCTAAAAGGCCCGCCCGAGACACACTGGCCAAAAGGTCCGCCCGAGACACACTGGCCAAAACGTCCCCCCGAGACACACTGGCCAAAACGTTCCCCCGAGACACTCTGGCCAAAAGGTCAGCCCGAGACACACTGGCTAAAAGGTCCGCCCGAGACACACTGGCCAAAAGGTCCCCCCGAGACACACTGGCCAAAACGTCCCCCCGAGACACACTGGCCAAAAGGTCCCCCCGAGTCACACTGGCCAAAAGGTCCGCCGAGACACACTGGCCAAAAAACCCACCGAGACACACTGGCCAAAAGGCCCACTGAAACACATGAAGACCTAGACCGACATAGGCAGATGTGTCTTTATATCCTCAGTCATGATGAAGTGGATGAAATAAGTGCGTTcatcttttgtgtgtgtgtgtttgtttcatgtgtgtgtgtttgcacagtAAGCAACAAACCTGTAGTTGTTCTTCATAACATAAGGTTTGGTATCATCTATCCCCGGTGTCTGTCCTCAGAGCCAAGGCTTTGGTGTGGGTGAGACAGTGTGGTGTGACCAGGGGTCGCCTGTGTCCTGACCACACGGAGACCGAGTTGGACGGTGGACAGAAGACCGTCACCAAGGTACTGCAACACTGACACCAGTTCATTACAGTTCATCCCCCTTCTGTCACGAAAATGGATCTGAAATCTCTGAAGCTTCAGCTTCATCAAAATGTACCCATCTGCATTTTATCACTACACCGCTAATCACAACCATACGAACTGGGAGAGAAATTACCCACAAGCGTCAGTTCCATTTCAATTAAAAGATAAAATACAGCCCAAGAAAGCAAGTATTTACATGTGTAAGTCGACGGTTGATACGGTCCCGAAACGGTTTGCGAGTCCGCAGTGAGGACTCTAAGTTATAGAACATTTACAACCAAAGTTGAGTCAAAGTTAGTTTGTGCTTCCAACACATCCTGAATTGGTTGGACTAACCCTGTACCGGACCACTGGCCACATGGAGCAACCAACTGACCGCACCTCCTTCTCCTCAGGGGACAGATCATCTGTGGTCAGTACCCGTGCTGTCATTCCAGGATGTCACCTATCACTTCAGAGTTGCTGAGTCTGTGAGTACTTACCTGATTATATTTAAACGTTAAAAAAAGTCTGAGTACTTACCtgattatatttaaatgtaaaaaaggctGTGAGTACTTACCtgattatatttaaatgtaaaaaaggctGTGAGTACTTAcctgattacatttaaatgtcaaaaggtctgtgtgtacataCCTGATtagatttaaatgtttaaaaaagtcTGTGAGTACTTACCTGATAATATTTAAACGTAGAAAAATCTGTGAGTACTTACCTGATTATATTTAAACTTTAATTAAATCTGTGAGTACTTACCTGAttatatttaaacataaaaaaagctTGATTTGCAGTACATGCAGTACGTTAAAAAGTTGCAttgtctgacctctgacctgctGTTCTTCTGACAGAGTGCAGTGAGTTGTGGCGGAGAGGAGAACAACTCCGCCAGCAACACTCCACCATACTCTGACTACCACTTCCTCATTCAGAGCAGCTGCGCATGACAAGACAGGGAACCTAGCATACAAGCTGGTTTATCCTTACTACTACACATCCTGAGCTGACCCCAGGGTTTCTAAACTCCTACACCTTTTGAACTGACCCCAGGGTTTCTAAACTCCTACACCTTTTGAACTGACCCCAAGGTTTCTAAACTCCTACACCTTTTGAACTGACCCCAAGGTTTCTAAACTCCTATACCTTTTGAACTGACCCCATGGTTTCTAAACACTCACACCTTCTGAACTGACCCCATGGTTTCTAAACACTCACACCTTCTGAACTGACCCCAGGGTTTCTAAAATCTTACACCTCCTGAACTGACTCCAGGGTTTCCAAACTACTAAACCTTCTGAACTGACCCCAGGGTTTCCAAACTACTAAATCTTCAGAGCTGAACCCAGGGTTTCCAAACTACTACACTTCTTGATCTGACCCCAGGGTTTCTGAACACCTACACCTTCTGAACTGACCCCAGGGTTTCTCCTGGTCCTATCACTCTAGCTCTTTGACTCCAGTCCAGCCGGACTGTGTAGAGAACGAGCAGTAACTCACCAGGTCATATACACTATCTGAACCTGTGATTTCCAATGCTTTCTCAGTGGAGGTTGTATAAACAGTCGAGATGATCTGTCCCGATCCATGATAGGTCAGTTTTTACCATCAAAAAGTTCAGAGGAGCTGAACTGGACTGGCCAGCACAAATGTTGGCCAATCAGAAGGTGTAGGAAGGGCATCAGTCAGCATTGATTCATTCTCATTTGGTGTCTGGTAGGAATGCATGGGATTGCCATGCCCATtatatcttaaaaatatatttcttgttGCCAATTTATagttttaactttttttgtatttacactGTTACCATTCCTTACAACTCTAAACAAACGAACAAACTGATGGTTTCATGTAGAATAACTTATTCCCCTTTGTGCTGTTGAGAGACAGCCTTAGTCAGTTCTGCTAGTGTTGCAGAAACTTATTTCCTTTCTCAAAATGTTGATCTTAGAGGTGCATGACTATGTTATGGCACTGGTGTATTCTGGGTCTGGATCCACTGTCTTAAAagttatatttaataatttaggTATATGACATTCTTTATAATTCATCTCTGACTGTTTGAGTTTCCAAAATAATATGCCTTCAAATCACAGCTGtggagtccacacacacacacacgctcacaaacacacacacacgctcacaaacaggattgagaaacactgacataGAACTCTTAATGGTGCAAACAGTCTGCTGgataattgtgtgtgtttgtgcgtgcgtgcatgtgtgcgtgcgtgtgtatattTCTTCAGACAGCTGTCATTTGAAACTCAAACACTACATCAGATTGTTTAGGACACATTCATAAATGTGATGAATATGCACAGTCAGGAGCATCCTTTATGGGTCCCTGCTTTTAAGAGTACATGGGACTAATGACTCATCATGCCTGATTAGACTGGACAGCAAATCGCTTACACAAGACTCATTACACTGGTTTGAGCTCAGCAGCTGCACTGTATGTTCTGGGACACTGTACTAGGACCATGGAATTAGTGTGATCCTAATTTTCTGATTCTAATTCTGTACACTTTACTGGAACATTGAAACACTGGTACTGAAACTATATAATTATTCTAGTTCTATGATTCTGGAACTGCATCATTATTCTAGTTCTATGATTCTGGaaccatattattattatagttatATGATTCTGGAACCGTATCATAATACTAGTTCTATGATTCTGGAACCATATTATTATTCTAGTTCTATGATTCTGGAAACGTATCATTATACTAGTTCTATGATTCTGGAACCATATCATTATTCTAGTTCTATGATTCTAATTCTGTGCCTGAATGGAGAACAGTATACACTGTAGGATCACTGTAGCAGCTGATAACTGAATTGTTGTTGTCTGATACAAGAACACTGGAAACTTCTTTACACTGTAACTTGGCCACTGGAAACTTCTTTACACTGTAACTTGGCCACTGGAAACGTGTACACTGTATCACTCTCACTATATGTAATAGTTTGACCACTAGCAAATTAAATATGTGGGTTTAAGGATAATAACTTTGTTAGCATGTAtgtctgttttatttgtttgaatTTAAGAAGATTGGAGATCTCTTTCTGCTCTCAATCATGATgttgaaaacacacatttacatttgaatgaTGTTTTTTAAACCACTTATGCCTTATCTgactcaacaacaaaaaaaacttttttttatctttctcgcaagacagaagcagccatgAACTTTAATGATTTAATGCTGTTCATGTGTGAGCCACCGTTTTTAGACATTCTTTGTTTAAAAGAACAGAGGCGGCCATTTTGTGACCTGGTCTTGTGCAACTCGAGGAGAAAAAGGTTTGGCGCGTGGCCATGATAGCAGCCCTCTGAAAGAGTCATGGATTTTATACACTGGACTATTGTATTATTATAGCCTGTCCATTCATTGCTCTGGATCTATGCAACACGTTTTGTCTTCTCTTCCCTGACTGGAAACAACAGCCATTCACAAAGCCATGTTGATAGAGATTTTCTCTGGATAACCCAGCTGTTCACTTGTATTCTTCCATTAGCATACAGCTTGCAGTGGTTCCTTACTCACTGACTACTCTGATTTACTGTTAACTGCTTCTTAAGTTATGCAGTATTTTGTGTGTAATATGTGCATTGGTGAATCACAAAGGACCCTTTGGGATTCAGAACATCCCTGTTGACCTATCATGTATTCCAAAAtcgaatataaaaaatatgtgaaAATTAATATACTTGATTGAAGATTACATAATATGATGACAATGTACTATAGTATATTTCCAGTATGATTTTTGTTAGGCTATCCAGCAGTAGTTTCCTGTTGTAGCTTATTTATGCACCAACCAGCTTTCCCAGTGAAACCAGCATAGCACTTCTAGTTTTGC is a window of Esox lucius isolate fEsoLuc1 chromosome 19, fEsoLuc1.pri, whole genome shotgun sequence DNA encoding:
- the myrf gene encoding myelin regulatory factor isoform X4, translating into MDVVDETEALQRFFEGHDITSSLEPANIDTSILEEYISKEDDSTDICFSEVHSGAPGPNSYSSPQAGVSSSGGLLCGVSPPIPLRQGNPHHQPCQTPYPPPLGLHRHNTYPCLGQQNQQQNQQQNQQQNHIKPEHRGHYTPGTLPESPPDSSSEPYSPQQVNDTHMLRTMTPENMCHMTPPPPLLPHGHSYPSMPRDMYLKPEPMISQYPIGPTSSGSGPDMQQNQMLHQLLHQPQQQGQDGIPVHQAKKRKHCDSPNNTLNAQILSVDIVSGPGLMADADNSYLDPNYQCIKWQPHQQNKWTTLYDANCKELPMPTYRVDADKGFNFSLADDAFVCQKKNHFQVTVYCGMLGDPKYIKTSEGLQPIDCFYLKLNGVKLEAMNQSINVEQSQSDRSKRPFKPVLVTLPPEQVTKVTVGRLHFSETTANNMRKKGKPNPDQRYFMLVVALQAQAHSQSFTVAAQVSERIIVRVTSASNPGQFESDSEVLWQRGQLPDSVYHHGRVGVNTDRPDEAMVVHGNLKVMGSLVHPSDIRTKENVHEVDTTDNLKRISQMRLVHYQFKPEFASSVGIDISQETGVIAQEVQQILPEAVKEGGDIICSNGETIPKLLVVNKDRIFMENVGAVKELCKLTDNLETRIDELERWSRKLAKLRRLDSMKSSVSGGTVSQSGSQFSRSGSGPLKKKTVKPGSKTPPPEQGCISHRFMQGTILALVVVMAFSVISMSVLYALTLHHRGDVSEKDGRVSSCSFYVSWIPFFTATVTVCPQLCPWTRSAVESSRSANFSPQTTVLTPQDSVPPFPSMSNPAACCPPTSAINNQSATAFLPNNNQSTSDLSGPVPTPGSIGKKAKSRPVDKDGRYRNRLSHTSAPMYLAKAKRPPPAGDPGAGGGGANRLPEPGGGQQNLPRRQRRDDTHTSTEGNSSDSSVIDLRILETNQQIFSHHCPHPDSCSYTVSLQSTHNSSITQITLHMTAKALVWVRQCGVTRGRLCPDHTETELDGGQKTVTKGTDHLWSVPVLSFQDVTYHFRVAESSAVSCGGEENNSASNTPPYSDYHFLIQSSCA
- the myrf gene encoding myelin regulatory factor isoform X6, whose protein sequence is MDVVDETEALQRFFEGHDITSSLEPANIDTSILEEYISKEDDSTDICFSEVHSGAPGPNSYSSPQAGVSSSGGLLCGVSPPIPLRQGNPHHQPCQTPYPPPLGLHRHNTYPCLGQQNQQQNQQQNQQQNHIKPEHRGHYTPGTLPESPPDSSSEPYSPQQVNDTHMLRTMTPENMCHMTPPPPLLPHGHSYPSMPRDMYLKPEPMISQYPIGPTSSGSGPDMQQNQMLHQLLHQPQQQGQDGIPVHQAKKRKHCDSPNNTLNAQILSDIVSGPGLMADADNSYLDPNYQCIKWQPHQQNKWTTLYDANCKELPMPTYRVDADKGFNFSLADDAFVCQKKNHFQVTVYCGMLGDPKYIKTSEGLQPIDCFYLKLNGVKLEAMNQSINVEQSQSDRSKRPFKPVLVTLPPEQVTKVTVGRLHFSETTANNMRKKGKPNPDQRYFMLVVALQAQAHSQSFTVAAQVSERIIVRVTSASNPGQFESDSEVLWQRGQLPDSVYHHGRVGVNTDRPDEAMVVHGNLKVMGSLVHPSDIRTKENVHEVDTTDNLKRISQMRLVHYQFKPEFASSVGIDISQETGVIAQEVQQILPEAVKEGGDIICSNGETIPKLLVVNKDRIFMENVGAVKELCKLTDNLETRIDELERWSRKLAKLRRLDSMKSSVSGGTVSQSGSQFSRSGSGPLKKKTVKPGSKTPPPEQGCISHRFMQGTILALVVVMAFSVISMSVLYALTLHHRGDVSEKDGRVSSCSFYVSWIPFFTATVTVCPQLCPWTRSAVESSRSANFSPQTTVLTPQDSVPPFPSMSNPAACCPPTSAINNQSATAFLPNNNQSTSDLSGPVPTPGSIGKKAKSRPVDKDGRYRNRLSHTSAPMYLAKAKRPPPAGDPGAGGGGANRLPEPGGGQQNLPRRQRRDDTHTSTEGNSSDSSVIDLRILETNQQIFSHHCPHPDSCSYTVSLQSTHNSSITQITLHMTAKALVWVRQCGVTRGRLCPDHTETELDGGQKTVTKGTDHLWSVPVLSFQDVTYHFRVAESSAVSCGGEENNSASNTPPYSDYHFLIQSSCA